The Mercurialis annua linkage group LG8, ddMerAnnu1.2, whole genome shotgun sequence genome window below encodes:
- the LOC126661764 gene encoding uncharacterized protein LOC126661764, with translation MASDCRRQAVYKLQHYLYGATCEVFAHHKSLKYIFNQRELNLRQRRWLELLKDCDCSIQYHPGFSFQVSQGGSLLAHLQVKPFFIDKIKALQAEDPQLKQIMDEVLQDGNSDFLIVDGVFSYGSRLCVPVSDGLRDKILEEAHN, from the exons gcactatttgtacggtgcaaCTTGTGAGGTCTTTGCTCATCATAAGAGTCTAAAGTACATCTTTAATCAGcgtgagttgaatctgagacagcgAAGATGGTTAGAGTTACTGAAGGACTGCGATTGTTccattcagtaccatccgg GTTTcagttttcaggtttctcaagGTGGCAGTTTGTTAGCACACTTGCAAGTGAAACCATTTTTTATTGATaagattaaagctttacaagctgaagatccacaattgaaacaaatTATGGATGAGGTTCTTCAGGATGGGAATTCTGACTTTCTGATTGTGGATGGAGTTTTCAGTTatggttctagactgtgcgttccagTTTCCGATGGCCTGAGAGACAAGATTCTAGAGGAAGCGCATAATTAA